The DNA region AAATCTTTTTTTACACATAAATATTTATTTGGGGTATAATAAGTACATATTTCATTTAATATTTTTATTTTTTCTTGAGAACGGATTTGGCTATTAAGAATTAAATTCTTTTTTTTACTAAAGTTCTTAAATTTAGTATTATTTTTAGCATCAATTTTCCTTCTTGTTTTCCGATTTAAAGCCCCCAAAATGACATTCAAATTTTTTTGTTCTTCTTTTTTTATTTTTTTATTAAAATTGACTAGTTTTTTAAATATGTTATATGATTTAATTGGTCTTTTAGTTAAATCTATGTACATAATATCTTCTTTTAATTTATATTTCATCATCCATACATTTTCAATTTTAGGATTTCTTATTTCTTCATAACAAACTTCAAAAGAAGTCCCAAGATACAAACATGGATATCCAGCAATACTATATCTATAACTTTTTATTTTTGTATATGAATCAAATGGAATATGGAACAAATCCATTTTTTCGAAATCATTCTCACCCTCATTTTTTATTCGAAGTCTATATAATTCATCTAATGAACTATCATTTATTAATATATCTATTTCTTTAATAAGTAACTCTTTGATTTTATATACTGATGTATTATTAATATTAATATTATCAATATTCTCTTTTATCTTTTTCACATACTCACTATTATAAGTTCTATCAGTCAAGTAAAGAAATCTTTTTTTTAATGGTTTCATCATTTTCACGAATTCTTTATAAGCTTCACCTGAAAAACCATCTAAGTATTTTTTTATAATTAGTATGAGTGAATCAGATGTATTTTTTAAAAGTTCAATTTCTTCATCATTAAGAATATCTAAGCTTTCTTGTTTTTTATAGTACTCATCAATTATTATCTGAAAATATTCTGTGAAATTTTTAAATTCCCCCTCAGAATAAGATTTTAAAGGTATTTTTTTAATCATTTAAAAACTCCTCTAAATTTAATTTCACCTAACGTCCCGCAGGTTTACGAAGTTTCTGATTCCTAGGGCGACTGCCCTTGATGAAGAAATTTGGGTGAAACGACGTCAGGAGGTCGGGATAGAAACCGGGCGCGTTTACTATGTCAGCAACGTTTCCCGGAGCCTCCCTACAATCCCGGACGGTCGGATTTCCCGAGTCCGGTTTTGACCTTGGTTACAATCATAACTTTGCCTTCCCACAATATACTAGGCTTAAATGATGGCACTCATATACACCCATATATATTGCGGTTTACATAAGTTACTAGTTCTAATATTCATTGCTCTCCCCAAGTGAACCTTGAGTTAGAATGATATTGAACGACCAAGCGCCCAGAGGTCCTTCACTCTCTTAAGGTGTTACCTCTTAAGAAATACGGTTCTCCCGCATTTAGAAAGGCATTACCCCTCCCTCATCGCTACTACGACCTCATGCGCCAATCCTAAATCCTCCTTACTATTTCGTGGTTCTTATAAGTAAGGTCTTTGCCATTTATTGCTTCCTAGCTAGAAATAGGATCTTCCCGACGTTATCTCTACAATCCTTATATGGTTGCTTGGACCCCTATCCCGCAACGTTTCTCTGATGCTATTACCCGTTTCTTCCCAAAGAACTTCTGTCTCATGTGAGTTCCAAACCATTCGACACGTTGATCATTCTAGCTATGCAACTTCTGCTAGGAGTTTATTTCGAGACTGCAGTCATTCGATTATCTTCAAGCCCCCATATTCGCTAGACCCCCTGGTTGCACCTACCGCTTAAATTTCAGGACAGCTGGGCCGTTTACACCACGCAGTGGATATGTGGTTACCCACATAAACTGTGATATCGCTACATGTCTGAATCGGGCAATTGACATGGCGGGACTTTCACCCGCAGGACAGTAGCCTTGCCGGCTGCTACCTGGAACCGTAAACCTTGCTGTTATGCGAAGTTTAGATTAACCCCAGTTAGATTTAAAAACAACTAATAGTTCAATTTAAATATATTATCATATTCTCTGCCATTTTTGTCCCCTCAAAAAAAGATATTATAACTAACAATGAAGTTATCAATAATAAAACAAGCATATACTTGATTAATCTACTAATATCCATATCCCTAACTCTAATGTTTATTTTCTTCGGTTTAAAGATACCATAATGCGAAAAAACAATATTTCCTAAGTAAATACATATAACAGTAATAAATAGCAAGCTGATTATTTCGATAATTGTTAACTGAGTTCTAATATTATTTAAATTTAAAGAAGTAAAATTATTTGATCTTATTATTAAAGCATTTATTAACAATAACATTCTAAATAACGACAAGCATCCAAAAAATTTATATATATATTGTTTTTTCTTAAATATTTTTAATAATGCCCACGGGATTAATATTAAATCATATAATGGAAAATAATATCTTCTTACATTAAAATAATAAGATATTAATATAGATAAAATAAAAAATAATATTGCATAGATTAAAACTCTATTTAAAAGACAATAATTATTATGAAATTTACTATTAGACATTTGATCATCAATCTTAACTATATTGTAATCTTTCCTTGTTTCTTTTTCCACTTTTTTCTTAATATCTAAAGAATTTTCTACTTCATAGGTTTCTACAGTTCTAAACATTTCTTTTCTTAAATAAAATGATATTATACTTATTATTACTAGAAAAAAATATAAAAAACTTGATATTACTAAAAAGTATTTACTAAATATATTTCCAAATAAAGATATCTGTTTTAGAAAATTTAAAAATCCAAATATAAAAAAAGTAGCTGTTATAGTACCTATTAAAGAATATACGTATTTTTGATATCGTAATAGATTTAAAATAATCCAAAAAAGAAAAATAAATAATAATAATGATGCTAAAGCATAACTAATTATAATATTTAACTTTGTTGGTTCTATTATAGGCAATAATTCAAACTGTATAATTCCAGTTACTTCATTAGCTCGTTGAATCATATCTTCTACCATAAAATAAGAAAATACTGACATTCCAAAATATAGTGTAATATTTAATATCGAATACATAATTATAAATAGAATAAGTAATTTATTTAATTTTCTATACCTCATCCTCAAATTTAAATCATTACCAATTTTAGGTTTAATCATTATATTCTCATTCCCTCTAGATAATAACATACAGGTGTATTTTAAAGAAATAAATATTTTTATTAACTCAATTTAATATCACTTCAAGATAAACTAAATCTAAATTTTGGATAACGTCCCGCAGGTTTACGAAGTCCATCAGACTTAGATAGCTCCTATCTTAGTCTGATGGATTTGGGCGCAGTGACGAAGGAACGGAGCCGTAAACCTTGCTGTTATCTGATCGTTTGCCACTTTCTTTTATATTTATCCATTCAATTCTTTTTTCCTTCTTGCATACTATGTAATACAAATGTTATAATATTAATGAGGTGATAAATGTGAAATCTATTAAATTGCGTAAGGTCGGAAATAGTTTTGGGTTTACTGTTCCAAAAGAACTTATTGAAAAATATAATCTCAAAGAAGGCGAGGAATTACATGTTATAGAAAACAATGATGGCTTTACTATAACACCATATAATCCTGAATTTGAAAATTGGGCTAATGCTTTTGACAAAACTAACAAAAAATATAAAAACACTTTAAAGGAATTATCTAAATGAAAAACATTATATTCGTTCCTAAAGAACTTATTCTCTATTTCTATGATCAACTTATACAAACCTATGGTGGGACATATGGAATAAGAGATGAAAAATTACTAGATTCTGCACTTGAACAAGCAAAAGCTACTTATGAAGGTAATTATCTGCATGATACTTTAATGAAAATGGCAGCAGCGTATGGATACCACTTATGTAATAACCATCCATTCGTAGATGGAAATAAAAGAATCGCTCTTGTAGCTATGGATGTTTTCCTCCAGAGAAATGGTTTTGAAATTGTTGCTTCAGAAAAAGAAACTTACAAGATAATGATACAACTATCATCAGGTACATTATCAAAAAATGAGTTAACTACCTGGCTTGAATATAATACTTCTCCTTTATCAGATTAAACTTCTGGAAAAAATATCTAACGGTTTTATATGTTTATAACAGTCTTTATCACATTCAGGCAAATGTCGTCTAACGTCCCGCAGGTTTACGAAGTCCATCAGACTTAGATAACTCCTATCTTAGTCTGATGGATTTGGGCGAAACGATAGTGGAGCCGTAAACCTTGCTGTTAAACGATGTAACCCGTTGCTAACTTAATTCACAATTCAATCGCATTTTTCTATCTATATTTCAAGTTTTTAGAACCACGGTTCTAATCTCTTTACCATCTAACTTATGTTTTTCTTAATTCAACTAAGCATTATGTGTTATTAAGTTTAGGAAAATAATTTACATGGAATATGTAAAAATACATCATTATTGACCTTAAAGCCGTTTTTCTCGTAATAACTTGATATTTCTTTTGTTGTTTGAACTAACCATTCCGAGTTTGGAAAGTGCTCAATACAGCGTTTTACTAATTCTTTACCTATTCCTTTGTTTTGAAAGTCAGGTAATACAAGTAAATCATATATTATAGACCTAAATATTTTATCACTCAATACACGCACTGCTCCAACCAAGCATTCATCTTCCCACGCTGAAATTACAAGAGTAGAATTAATAAACGGAACATTATATTTTTTTATCAAATCTGGAGTTTCTGAACCATCTGACCAACTTACAGATACAAACAATCTATGTAACTGTTCAGATGGTAAATCTTTTTTCTTGTCATTATAAATAATTCCCATACTTCTCTCACTCCCATCAATATCAAATAATCTATCTTTTCTGCAAGTCTATTTTTTTGCTTATAATTATTATCCTAATTGACTATACCGATTTTTTGTTTTTATCAGTCCTTTCCCACTAGGGTTATTTCGTTTAACGTCCCGCAGGTTTACGAAGTTCCTGAATTTTAGGGCGACTGCCCTTAAT from Halanaerobiaceae bacterium ANBcell28 includes:
- a CDS encoding type II toxin-antitoxin system death-on-curing family toxin, whose translation is MKNIIFVPKELILYFYDQLIQTYGGTYGIRDEKLLDSALEQAKATYEGNYLHDTLMKMAAAYGYHLCNNHPFVDGNKRIALVAMDVFLQRNGFEIVASEKETYKIMIQLSSGTLSKNELTTWLEYNTSPLSD
- a CDS encoding AbrB/MazE/SpoVT family DNA-binding domain-containing protein, whose product is MKSIKLRKVGNSFGFTVPKELIEKYNLKEGEELHVIENNDGFTITPYNPEFENWANAFDKTNKKYKNTLKELSK
- a CDS encoding GNAT family N-acetyltransferase, yielding MGIIYNDKKKDLPSEQLHRLFVSVSWSDGSETPDLIKKYNVPFINSTLVISAWEDECLVGAVRVLSDKIFRSIIYDLLVLPDFQNKGIGKELVKRCIEHFPNSEWLVQTTKEISSYYEKNGFKVNNDVFLHIPCKLFS